A section of the Spirosoma pollinicola genome encodes:
- a CDS encoding TspO/MBR family protein, producing the protein MNYLSNVGAFGGQTNKVISDKYHTLITPAGYAFSIWGIIFLGLLAFAIYQGLGSQRTNPRFRAIGWWVVVNACGNAIWSPLFNNERIGLALLVILVMLFSLVVIEQRLLQRGAVPLIETDPDITLAEAPASTRETWLARIPFSIYFGWLTVATILNVTVFLKATDFSLLGLSEQTWAMAMLIVGIVVGAVVFNRYRSVAYILVFAWAYVAIAAEQKGYSQIQLIAGAGTIAAVGLAIAGLISKKTPAYS; encoded by the coding sequence ATGAACTACCTTTCTAATGTGGGTGCCTTTGGTGGGCAAACAAACAAAGTCATTTCTGACAAATACCACACGCTGATTACCCCGGCGGGGTACGCTTTCTCCATTTGGGGCATCATATTTCTGGGCTTACTGGCTTTTGCTATTTATCAGGGCCTAGGTTCTCAACGAACGAATCCACGCTTTCGAGCCATAGGCTGGTGGGTCGTTGTCAACGCCTGCGGCAACGCTATTTGGAGTCCGCTGTTCAATAACGAGCGTATCGGACTGGCATTACTTGTTATTCTGGTCATGCTGTTCTCGCTGGTTGTTATTGAACAACGTCTGCTCCAGCGGGGTGCCGTTCCGCTCATTGAAACTGACCCTGATATTACTCTGGCGGAAGCACCGGCCTCCACCAGGGAGACATGGCTGGCACGAATTCCATTCTCGATTTACTTCGGATGGCTCACAGTCGCTACGATTTTGAACGTAACCGTGTTTTTGAAAGCGACAGATTTCAGTCTGCTGGGTTTGAGTGAACAAACATGGGCAATGGCTATGCTTATTGTTGGGATCGTTGTGGGAGCGGTTGTCTTCAACCGGTATCGAAGTGTGGCGTATATTCTGGTTTTCGCCTGGGCCTATGTAGCCATTGCAGCAGAGCAAAAAGGCTATAGCCAAATTCAGTTAATTGCCGGAGCAGGGACGATTGCCGCTGTGGGATTGGCCATTGCAGGTCTTATTTCTAAAAAGACGCCGGCTTATAGTTAA
- a CDS encoding OmpA family protein has protein sequence MKINTLSVLLVVLGLTSGLTGCNSAMQAYKKGVRHYDAGEYNLALTQFQKAAKGSIDPARLNYYTAESYRLSNRFGEAVPFYQKAIEANTTEPDARFNYAYALKSQGNYAGALDQLQQYIAKAPKTTAKATLDKAKREVETLKAINVIAQNKSMITLRNMGNLNSAGAEFAPVVRGEDLVFTASRKENVYKNNGQPMLGLYKTKLNQKPDETGSISGASGQPELFSTNVFQGDVNEGTPAFSKDGKTMILARGNNGKRKGGLDVDLYISRLGEGNAWSQPLRLPISDSLAWDGSPAFSADGKTLYFASNRAGGAGGIDLYRTSIDASGRFSRPVNMGRDINTPGDEMFPYVGPDAKLYFASDGHPGLGKLDVFVATRSGGVTRVENMGQPINSPSDDFGLIYTEPAKGFMASNRGGGKGDDDIYFFQEGPAPDTTTIVVQTPPPANAPKTVRYFIAGTVSANETPISPLDSARVRILDDATGQPVAEVVTGQPGTFGKYPLTEGKDYTILAERKGYLTHREPFTMQGKSIPAIFLTKPQTDTTFNVDILLDRSLLNKTFVLENIYYDLDKYNIRSDAAPELDKIVVILKDNPTLKLELSSHTDARAPDAYNMKLSQNRAKSAVDYIVSQGVTADRLVAKGYGETRLVVKNAKTEEEHQRNRRTEIKILEL, from the coding sequence ATGAAAATCAATACGTTATCTGTACTGCTCGTGGTGTTAGGTCTGACCAGCGGACTAACGGGCTGTAATTCGGCCATGCAGGCGTATAAAAAAGGGGTTCGTCATTATGATGCTGGCGAATATAATCTGGCGCTCACCCAATTTCAGAAAGCCGCAAAGGGCAGCATAGACCCCGCCCGCCTGAACTATTATACTGCTGAATCCTATCGGTTATCGAACCGGTTTGGTGAGGCTGTTCCATTCTACCAAAAAGCCATTGAAGCGAATACGACCGAGCCCGATGCCCGGTTCAACTATGCATATGCGCTGAAATCACAGGGTAACTACGCGGGTGCACTGGACCAGTTGCAGCAGTATATTGCCAAGGCACCCAAAACGACAGCCAAAGCCACGCTTGACAAAGCCAAACGCGAAGTTGAAACGCTGAAAGCTATTAATGTGATTGCGCAGAATAAGTCGATGATTACTCTGCGTAACATGGGCAACCTGAACTCAGCAGGTGCTGAGTTTGCGCCTGTTGTACGGGGAGAAGACCTGGTGTTTACGGCCTCGCGAAAGGAAAATGTTTATAAAAATAACGGCCAGCCTATGCTGGGCTTGTACAAGACTAAGTTGAATCAAAAGCCTGACGAAACAGGAAGTATTAGTGGCGCATCGGGTCAACCCGAACTGTTCAGCACGAATGTCTTTCAGGGCGATGTAAACGAAGGAACCCCCGCGTTTTCCAAAGATGGCAAGACGATGATTCTCGCTCGGGGCAACAACGGCAAACGCAAAGGTGGGCTCGACGTTGATTTGTACATTAGCCGATTAGGTGAAGGTAACGCCTGGAGCCAGCCGTTACGTTTGCCCATCAGCGATTCGCTGGCGTGGGACGGCTCCCCCGCTTTTTCGGCCGATGGCAAAACGCTTTATTTTGCCTCGAACCGCGCGGGTGGTGCGGGTGGTATTGACCTCTATCGCACAAGCATCGACGCATCGGGGCGCTTTAGTCGTCCCGTTAATATGGGTCGGGATATAAATACGCCCGGCGATGAAATGTTCCCTTACGTAGGGCCTGATGCCAAGTTGTATTTTGCTTCAGATGGACATCCGGGATTGGGCAAACTGGACGTATTCGTGGCTACACGTTCGGGTGGGGTCACGCGTGTCGAGAATATGGGGCAACCCATTAATTCACCCTCCGACGATTTTGGGTTGATCTATACGGAGCCCGCGAAAGGCTTTATGGCTTCGAACCGGGGCGGTGGCAAAGGCGACGATGATATTTATTTTTTCCAGGAAGGTCCTGCGCCAGACACCACAACAATTGTTGTTCAGACACCGCCACCCGCCAATGCGCCAAAAACGGTACGCTACTTTATTGCCGGAACGGTATCGGCTAACGAGACACCCATTAGCCCACTCGATTCGGCCCGTGTCCGGATACTGGACGATGCCACGGGTCAGCCAGTTGCCGAAGTCGTCACGGGTCAGCCGGGAACATTCGGGAAGTATCCTTTAACCGAAGGCAAGGACTACACCATTCTGGCGGAGCGTAAAGGGTATCTGACCCACCGGGAGCCATTTACGATGCAGGGCAAAAGCATTCCAGCCATCTTCCTGACAAAGCCCCAAACTGATACGACCTTCAATGTTGATATTCTCCTCGATAGGTCACTGCTCAACAAGACGTTCGTTCTCGAAAATATTTACTACGATCTTGATAAGTACAACATTCGTTCCGATGCTGCGCCCGAACTCGATAAGATCGTTGTGATTTTGAAGGATAACCCAACGCTCAAACTTGAACTTAGCTCGCATACCGATGCCCGCGCCCCGGATGCCTACAACATGAAGTTGTCGCAAAACCGGGCCAAATCGGCTGTCGATTATATTGTCTCACAGGGAGTTACGGCTGATAGGCTGGTGGCAAAAGGTTACGGGGAAACCCGCCTGGTGGTTAAAAACGCCAAAACAGAGGAAGAGCATCAGCGCAATCGTCGAACAGAAATCAAGATTCTGGAATTGTAA
- the gcvP gene encoding aminomethyl-transferring glycine dehydrogenase, producing MKLNLQQTDIFEDRHHGQTDAALADMLRTIGAESIDELIGQTVPDVIRLPNPLNLPAPKSETAFLTDFKKVAGQNKIFKSYIGTGYYDTLTPNVILRNILENPAWYTAYTPYQAEIAQGRLEALLNFQTVVSDLTGMDLANASLLDEATAAAEAMHMLFAMRPAPKKSATTFFVSDRCHPQTIDVLLTRATPVGITILVGDHRTVDLTSGEIFGMLLQYPASDGEVFDYTDIIASAHELAITVAVAADLLALTLLTSPGEMGADVVVGSSQRFGVPMGYGGPHAAFFATRDAFKRQIPGRIIGVSQDAEGKPALRMALQTREQHIRREKATSNICTAQVLLAVMAGSYAVYHGPQRLRAIAEQVHALTKIFATALRWNGYEVTTENYFDTVTVKVSDTESLKKSAKAAQINLRYLADEEHVGVSFDEAKSLHDVTELLTVFGIKADMDAILESLEITWPEPLVRKSDYLTHPIFNTHHTEHEMLRYLKSLEEKDLSLVHSMISLGSCTMKLNATAEMIPVTWPELGKLHPFAPKDQTAGYQQMFTELNAWLCEITGFAAMSLQPNSGAQGEYAGLMVIRAYHESRGDFHRTISLIPQSAHGTNPASAVMAGMKVVIVKCDERGNIDVADLKAKAEQYSNDLSCLMVTYPSTHGVFEESIKEICDIIHANGGQVYMDGANMNAQVGLTSPAAIGADVCHLNLHKTFCIPHGGGGPGMGPIGVAPQLVPFLPSHAVVNIGGDQAIHAISAAPYGSASILTISYAYIAMMGGEGLTNATKRAILNANYIKARLEGHYDTLYTGTNGRCAHEMILECRPFKATTGVEVEDIAKRLMDYGFHAPTVSFPVAGTLMIEPTESESKAELDRFCEAMIAIRNEIREIEAGEADRASNVLKHAPHTATVALSDTWTRPYSREKAVFPLPQVRARKFWPSVSRIDSAYGDRNLVCSCIPVEEYATEVAEEAGVAQQA from the coding sequence ATGAAACTTAATCTTCAACAGACAGACATATTTGAAGACCGTCATCACGGTCAGACCGACGCGGCTCTTGCCGACATGCTCCGTACCATTGGAGCCGAATCCATTGACGAATTAATTGGCCAGACCGTACCTGATGTTATTCGGCTGCCAAATCCACTGAATCTTCCCGCACCAAAGTCAGAAACTGCTTTCCTTACGGATTTCAAAAAAGTAGCCGGGCAGAACAAAATCTTTAAATCGTATATCGGTACAGGCTATTACGACACGCTGACACCGAACGTTATTCTCCGTAACATTCTCGAAAACCCAGCCTGGTACACAGCCTATACGCCTTATCAGGCCGAAATTGCTCAGGGACGTCTCGAAGCGTTGCTGAACTTTCAGACAGTGGTATCCGACCTGACGGGTATGGATCTAGCCAATGCATCCCTTCTGGACGAAGCCACCGCAGCCGCCGAAGCGATGCATATGCTTTTTGCCATGCGTCCGGCACCGAAGAAATCGGCCACCACATTTTTCGTCTCTGATCGCTGCCATCCACAAACCATTGACGTGCTGCTGACACGGGCAACACCTGTTGGCATTACGATTCTGGTTGGTGACCACCGCACAGTTGACCTGACAAGTGGCGAGATTTTCGGGATGCTGTTGCAATACCCAGCTTCGGATGGTGAAGTATTCGATTATACAGACATTATTGCGTCGGCCCACGAACTAGCTATTACCGTTGCCGTTGCCGCCGACTTACTGGCGTTAACTTTACTGACATCTCCCGGCGAAATGGGTGCAGACGTTGTCGTTGGTTCATCGCAGCGGTTTGGCGTGCCAATGGGCTACGGTGGCCCACACGCGGCTTTCTTCGCTACCCGCGATGCCTTCAAGCGTCAGATTCCGGGCCGGATTATCGGCGTATCGCAGGATGCCGAAGGCAAACCGGCGTTACGAATGGCCCTGCAAACCCGTGAGCAGCACATCCGTCGCGAAAAAGCGACCTCAAATATTTGTACTGCTCAAGTTCTGTTGGCTGTTATGGCCGGAAGTTATGCGGTTTATCATGGTCCGCAACGGCTTCGTGCCATTGCCGAACAAGTGCATGCCTTAACCAAAATATTCGCAACGGCATTACGCTGGAACGGCTACGAAGTAACAACAGAAAATTACTTCGATACGGTTACCGTGAAAGTATCAGACACCGAATCATTAAAGAAATCGGCGAAGGCGGCACAAATTAACCTGCGTTATCTGGCTGATGAAGAGCATGTAGGGGTGTCGTTCGACGAAGCCAAGTCGCTTCATGATGTTACTGAATTGCTGACTGTATTTGGCATAAAAGCCGATATGGATGCAATTCTGGAAAGCCTGGAAATCACCTGGCCGGAGCCACTCGTTCGGAAGTCGGATTACCTGACACACCCTATCTTCAATACACACCACACCGAGCACGAAATGCTCCGGTACCTGAAGTCATTGGAAGAGAAGGACTTATCATTGGTTCATTCGATGATTTCACTCGGTAGCTGCACCATGAAGTTGAATGCAACGGCCGAAATGATACCCGTTACCTGGCCGGAACTTGGCAAGCTGCACCCGTTTGCGCCAAAAGATCAGACAGCGGGCTATCAGCAGATGTTTACCGAACTGAACGCGTGGCTTTGTGAAATTACGGGTTTTGCCGCTATGTCGCTCCAGCCAAACTCCGGCGCACAGGGCGAATATGCGGGTCTGATGGTGATCCGGGCCTATCACGAAAGTCGGGGCGATTTCCACCGGACTATTTCCCTCATTCCGCAGTCGGCACACGGTACCAACCCTGCCAGCGCCGTAATGGCCGGAATGAAGGTCGTTATTGTGAAGTGCGACGAGCGCGGCAACATCGACGTGGCCGACCTGAAAGCAAAAGCCGAACAGTATAGCAATGACCTGTCGTGCCTGATGGTAACGTATCCATCAACGCACGGCGTGTTTGAAGAGAGTATCAAAGAAATCTGTGACATTATTCACGCAAATGGCGGGCAGGTGTACATGGATGGTGCTAATATGAATGCGCAGGTCGGTCTGACCTCCCCCGCTGCGATTGGGGCCGACGTTTGCCACCTGAACCTGCACAAAACATTCTGTATTCCTCACGGTGGTGGTGGTCCTGGCATGGGCCCAATTGGTGTGGCTCCGCAACTGGTACCGTTTCTGCCAAGTCATGCCGTGGTAAACATTGGTGGCGATCAGGCTATCCACGCTATTTCGGCAGCGCCCTACGGGTCTGCCAGCATTCTTACGATTTCGTATGCATACATCGCCATGATGGGTGGTGAAGGGCTGACAAATGCCACGAAGCGGGCCATACTGAATGCTAATTACATCAAAGCACGGTTAGAGGGTCATTACGATACACTTTACACCGGCACTAACGGTCGTTGCGCACATGAAATGATTCTGGAGTGCCGTCCATTTAAAGCAACAACGGGTGTTGAGGTTGAGGACATCGCCAAACGGTTAATGGACTACGGTTTCCATGCACCAACCGTGTCGTTCCCGGTAGCGGGTACGCTGATGATCGAGCCAACGGAATCAGAGTCGAAAGCCGAGCTGGATCGGTTCTGTGAAGCTATGATTGCTATTCGTAACGAAATCCGCGAAATCGAAGCGGGGGAAGCAGACCGGGCAAGCAATGTGCTGAAACATGCTCCTCACACGGCTACGGTTGCGTTGAGCGATACCTGGACGCGGCCTTACAGCCGTGAGAAAGCCGTTTTCCCACTGCCGCAGGTTCGTGCCCGTAAATTCTGGCCAAGTGTAAGTCGGATTGATTCGGCTTACGGTGACCGGAATCTGGTTTGCTCCTGCATTCCTGTTGAAGAGTATGCTACGGAAGTTGCAGAGGAAGCAGGCGTAGCGCAACAGGCGTAA
- a CDS encoding FkbM family methyltransferase has product MKQAILNTVSSTLDKLGFDGDRVLFKTAILAHKLGLKSAIDNSKPYNFGGFSMYVDPHDTLQIIGSGKFEETETQTILSYVKEDTVMLDIGANMGFYSIRVGQKAKKGKVIAFEPDPGNFDTLQKNLVLNNLTNVMPYNAALSDKKETLRLYKHPFNVGDYRLYNDGDFKEYVDVPTLRLDDTVKERVDLIKIDVQGFEYFVLKGGRSILAKYMPIVISEFWPRGLYNSGASPADYLTMMKDLGYGVSRIDEENNKVVSATYEELHELGSKPVNRYINLVFQAAV; this is encoded by the coding sequence ATGAAACAAGCCATCCTCAATACAGTATCATCTACTCTGGATAAACTTGGGTTCGATGGTGACCGGGTACTGTTCAAAACAGCCATTCTAGCCCATAAATTAGGCTTGAAGAGCGCTATTGATAACAGTAAGCCGTACAATTTTGGCGGCTTCTCTATGTATGTCGACCCTCATGATACCCTTCAGATTATTGGCTCAGGCAAATTTGAAGAAACCGAAACCCAGACCATTCTTTCCTATGTGAAGGAAGACACGGTTATGCTTGATATTGGTGCTAATATGGGTTTTTACAGTATTCGGGTTGGTCAGAAGGCAAAAAAAGGTAAAGTAATTGCCTTTGAACCTGACCCCGGCAACTTCGATACACTTCAAAAAAACCTGGTCCTCAATAACCTGACAAACGTAATGCCTTATAACGCAGCTTTATCTGACAAGAAAGAGACACTGCGACTGTATAAACATCCCTTCAATGTTGGGGATTACCGCCTATACAACGATGGGGATTTCAAAGAATATGTGGACGTTCCAACTCTACGACTTGATGATACGGTAAAAGAACGGGTTGACCTTATAAAGATTGATGTTCAGGGATTTGAGTATTTTGTTCTTAAAGGCGGCCGATCTATTCTGGCGAAATACATGCCTATTGTCATCAGCGAGTTCTGGCCGCGTGGCCTATACAATAGCGGTGCCTCTCCGGCCGATTATTTAACGATGATGAAGGATCTGGGCTATGGTGTTAGTCGCATTGACGAGGAGAATAATAAAGTAGTGTCAGCAACTTACGAAGAGCTTCATGAATTAGGCTCAAAACCTGTTAATCGGTATATTAATTTGGTTTTTCAGGCTGCTGTATAA
- a CDS encoding TylF/MycF/NovP-related O-methyltransferase, whose amino-acid sequence MLRRSIINIAQNLLATTGYTFATRMTWMERKPRFLISDRMDYVRLSSLDLCASEIYDKQIAGNVAELGVFRGDFAEKISLAFPDRKLYLFDTFEGFDKRDIAVDNLKSYSAGDEDFSKTSVNIVLKNLPYPQNCLIRKGFFPESVQPEDTHETFAFVSIDTDLYQPIFEGLEFFYPRLSRGGYIFIHDYNNDVYKGAKQAVQEFCQKNSVSYFPLTDGAGSAIIAK is encoded by the coding sequence ATGCTTCGACGATCCATTATTAATATAGCTCAGAATTTACTGGCGACGACTGGCTATACATTTGCCACGAGAATGACCTGGATGGAACGTAAACCTCGCTTTCTTATAAGTGATCGTATGGATTATGTTCGTTTGTCTTCTCTGGACTTATGCGCTTCTGAAATTTATGACAAGCAAATAGCCGGTAATGTCGCCGAATTAGGGGTATTCAGGGGCGATTTTGCGGAGAAAATAAGCCTAGCCTTTCCAGATAGAAAATTATATCTATTCGACACCTTTGAAGGATTTGACAAGCGCGACATTGCTGTTGATAATCTTAAATCGTATTCGGCAGGTGACGAGGATTTTTCAAAAACCAGTGTAAATATTGTCTTGAAGAACCTGCCTTACCCACAAAATTGCCTGATAAGGAAAGGCTTTTTCCCCGAATCCGTTCAACCTGAAGATACCCATGAAACGTTTGCCTTTGTGAGTATTGATACGGACTTGTACCAGCCTATTTTTGAAGGACTGGAGTTTTTTTACCCCAGGTTGAGCAGAGGTGGATACATATTCATTCACGACTACAATAACGATGTCTATAAAGGGGCAAAACAAGCGGTCCAGGAGTTTTGCCAAAAAAATAGTGTGTCCTACTTCCCCCTGACTGATGGTGCAGGAAGTGCCATCATTGCCAAATAG
- a CDS encoding glycosyltransferase family 9 protein produces MLKKLIRFLKTSPFMIPALALIDLILFLVDTVAVLTVNSAKKPNSLVVIRLDVMGDYLMFRNHLHRLKESARYKNHQLTLLGNIALKSLAETFDADVVDQFIWVDIYKLSTRPLYRFRVVRRLRLEGFSVAFCPSYSRVLVLDDFMAWATGASERVGCETDYINIARWEAVLGDRLYTQLINSGPGIVFEMERDRRITEGFLQEPTAIQLPQLDIQCAKSVVIPEQYVVLSLGAGQDFRVWPAERFTEVARFILAHFPTYKLVLTGAPNEKIYTEAFLTNMPTTSGIVDLTGDLSIPELVYVLTKADLLIANETGIVHIAASTQTPTLVISQGKSLVRWHPYPAETGSHITHLYPAYIEEHRTDLAGIAAEFNPESRFSMSEITVDRVTSSVSKWLGPNIQAVGR; encoded by the coding sequence ATGCTTAAGAAACTCATTCGGTTCTTGAAGACATCGCCCTTTATGATACCGGCGCTGGCTCTGATTGACCTGATCCTGTTTCTGGTGGATACTGTAGCTGTACTGACCGTCAATTCAGCAAAGAAGCCAAACTCACTGGTAGTTATTCGGCTCGATGTGATGGGCGACTATCTGATGTTTCGAAATCACCTCCACCGACTGAAAGAATCAGCTCGTTATAAAAATCATCAGCTAACACTTTTGGGAAATATCGCCCTGAAATCACTAGCTGAGACTTTTGATGCTGATGTCGTTGACCAGTTTATCTGGGTGGATATTTATAAATTATCAACCCGGCCGTTATACCGGTTTCGGGTTGTGCGTCGGCTTCGATTAGAGGGGTTTTCTGTCGCCTTTTGCCCGTCTTATAGTCGCGTATTGGTTCTGGATGATTTCATGGCGTGGGCAACGGGTGCATCTGAGCGAGTTGGCTGCGAAACTGATTATATCAATATTGCCCGCTGGGAAGCTGTCCTGGGCGATCGTTTGTATACGCAGTTGATCAACTCCGGGCCCGGCATTGTATTTGAAATGGAGCGTGATCGCCGGATTACTGAGGGTTTCTTACAAGAACCTACGGCTATTCAACTACCTCAACTCGACATACAATGTGCCAAATCCGTAGTTATTCCTGAGCAGTATGTCGTTTTATCATTGGGTGCCGGGCAGGACTTTCGGGTATGGCCTGCTGAGCGATTCACCGAAGTTGCCCGGTTTATACTGGCTCACTTTCCAACCTACAAACTTGTCTTAACCGGGGCGCCTAACGAAAAAATATATACGGAAGCCTTTCTGACGAATATGCCCACTACATCGGGTATTGTTGATTTAACCGGCGACTTGTCCATTCCAGAATTGGTATATGTATTGACAAAGGCCGATTTATTAATTGCCAACGAAACCGGAATTGTGCACATTGCTGCGTCAACGCAAACACCCACACTAGTGATTTCGCAGGGAAAATCGCTGGTGCGCTGGCATCCATATCCAGCCGAAACAGGCTCTCATATTACCCATCTGTACCCTGCTTATATTGAAGAGCATCGGACAGATTTAGCCGGTATTGCTGCCGAATTTAATCCTGAGTCGCGCTTTTCAATGAGCGAAATAACCGTTGATCGCGTGACCAGTAGTGTTAGCAAATGGTTAGGACCTAATATACAGGCTGTTGGGAGATAG
- a CDS encoding glycosyltransferase family 2 protein produces MQPRISIITPSYNQGKFIRQTIESVLSQDYPNIEYIIVDALSTDETLPIVGEYKDRLTLIAERDSGQTDAINKGLRLATGDIVCWLNSDDYFLPGTLASVGDFFADNPDKLWLTGDCQIVDQAGRPIQQPVRHYKRLLRSLTPALYLGMTNAICQPSTFWRRSVHTQLGFLTESLHYTMDYDWWLRLQQLQPPAILPQPLTAFRIHADSKGGNQYGLQFDEDYQTFARYWAGTPIRWLHRLHNRAITSVYNLVK; encoded by the coding sequence ATGCAACCTCGTATTAGTATTATCACCCCATCGTACAATCAGGGAAAATTCATTCGGCAAACGATAGAGTCAGTACTATCGCAGGACTATCCCAACATCGAGTATATTATTGTTGATGCACTGTCAACGGATGAAACGTTACCAATTGTTGGTGAATACAAGGATCGACTCACACTGATTGCCGAGCGGGACAGTGGCCAAACAGATGCGATCAATAAAGGGCTTCGGCTAGCCACAGGCGACATTGTTTGCTGGCTCAATTCAGACGATTATTTCCTGCCCGGTACACTGGCATCTGTGGGCGATTTTTTTGCCGATAATCCTGATAAGCTCTGGCTCACCGGCGACTGTCAGATTGTTGATCAGGCAGGCAGACCTATTCAACAGCCGGTGCGGCATTATAAACGGTTACTCCGGTCGCTCACACCAGCCCTGTATTTAGGCATGACGAATGCCATTTGCCAGCCGTCTACTTTCTGGCGACGAAGTGTGCATACTCAACTGGGTTTCCTGACCGAGTCCTTGCACTATACAATGGATTATGACTGGTGGTTACGTTTACAACAGCTACAGCCGCCCGCTATACTCCCGCAACCTCTAACGGCCTTCCGTATTCATGCAGACTCTAAAGGCGGTAATCAGTACGGGCTTCAGTTCGACGAAGATTATCAGACGTTTGCCCGATACTGGGCAGGAACGCCCATTCGATGGCTGCACCGACTACACAACCGGGCCATTACATCCGTTTATAACCTCGTTAAGTAA
- a CDS encoding DUF2304 domain-containing protein, whose product MDSVPITIQIISLLSAVLFLLFIFRLIVRGKLREEYSILWIVCTVILIIFSIWRKGLEQISLALGVFYPPSLIFLGAIFAITIFLVHLSVVVSRQQNQIKVLTQEVALLRNELKHRHVINEPGISDTQSVALTD is encoded by the coding sequence ATGGATTCGGTACCAATTACAATACAGATTATCAGCCTTTTAAGCGCAGTTTTATTTTTGCTGTTTATTTTTCGGCTGATTGTAAGAGGGAAGCTTCGGGAGGAGTATTCAATATTATGGATTGTCTGCACGGTTATCCTGATTATTTTCTCGATCTGGCGGAAAGGCCTTGAGCAAATTTCACTGGCACTGGGTGTTTTCTATCCGCCTTCGCTCATATTTCTAGGAGCTATTTTTGCGATCACGATCTTCTTGGTTCACTTGTCAGTAGTTGTTTCCCGCCAGCAAAACCAGATTAAAGTACTGACGCAGGAGGTTGCCTTGTTGAGAAATGAACTTAAGCACCGTCATGTTATCAACGAACCGGGAATCAGCGATACTCAATCTGTTGCCCTTACCGATTAA
- a CDS encoding glycosyltransferase family 2 protein, with amino-acid sequence MTTHQPHILVIVPCYNEQGAIANVVHELIALRNQENYQLDVLVVNDCSTDGSLSIVRKLPCSYLNLPVNLGIGGAMHSGYRYAYQKGYDIAVQMDGDGQHPANELPTVLQPIFQREADVSIGSRFICREGFQSSFTRRLGIKYFRWLNQLIIGKTIHDSTSGFRAFNRRTIEIVNSYYPDEYPEPESIVQFGLQGLRIKEVPVKMRNREEGVSSIDTSRALYYMLKVSLGIVFMYFRLINKRTR; translated from the coding sequence ATGACGACGCATCAACCGCATATTCTGGTCATTGTACCCTGTTATAATGAACAGGGAGCCATAGCCAATGTGGTGCACGAACTGATTGCGCTGCGTAATCAGGAAAACTATCAGTTAGATGTACTGGTCGTTAATGATTGCTCTACGGATGGGTCGTTGAGTATTGTTCGGAAACTACCCTGTTCGTACCTGAATTTGCCGGTCAATCTGGGCATCGGTGGCGCTATGCATAGTGGCTATCGGTATGCCTATCAAAAAGGATATGACATAGCCGTACAGATGGATGGCGACGGGCAGCATCCGGCAAACGAATTACCTACGGTGTTACAGCCTATTTTTCAGCGGGAGGCAGATGTCTCCATTGGTTCCCGGTTTATTTGCCGGGAGGGCTTTCAATCGTCCTTTACACGTCGGCTGGGGATCAAGTATTTTCGCTGGCTGAACCAGTTGATCATTGGCAAAACCATTCATGACAGTACATCTGGTTTTCGGGCGTTTAACCGTCGAACCATTGAGATCGTGAATAGTTATTATCCCGACGAATACCCTGAACCAGAGTCAATTGTACAATTTGGTTTACAGGGACTTCGAATAAAGGAAGTTCCCGTAAAGATGCGCAATCGGGAAGAGGGCGTATCATCCATCGACACCAGCCGGGCGCTTTATTATATGCTCAAGGTGTCGCTTGGCATTGTGTTTATGTATTTTCGTTTGATAAATAAACGAACTCGCTGA